In the Aneurinibacillus soli genome, one interval contains:
- a CDS encoding Rha family transcriptional regulator yields the protein MDKLQIINRDGQLLVDSREVAEMVGKEHGHLLRDIKNYMEVLGKSNFGLADFFIEDTYTDGQGKPRPCYLITRKGCDMVANKMTGEKGVLFTAAYVTRFEEMEKKLYQVHVPQTLPEALRAYADEVERRELAENKLAIAEPKAEKHDKFINASSLQGIKEVGKVLGIGQKKFFEFLRQVKILDGKNLPMQDYLNRGWFEVKEATIGHGEDDAAFNVVVTKVTPIGLSALSDVVEKYGGADTLNDLKVKEVAGYVRAKQM from the coding sequence GGGAAGTGGCGGAGATGGTTGGAAAGGAACATGGTCACTTATTGCGTGATATTAAAAATTACATGGAAGTATTAGGTAAATCCAATTTTGGATTGGCTGATTTTTTCATCGAGGATACGTACACTGACGGTCAAGGAAAGCCAAGGCCGTGTTATCTTATCACCCGCAAAGGCTGCGACATGGTAGCGAACAAGATGACGGGGGAGAAGGGGGTTCTTTTCACGGCGGCCTATGTTACTCGGTTTGAGGAGATGGAGAAAAAGTTATACCAAGTACACGTACCCCAAACGCTACCAGAAGCGTTACGCGCATATGCTGATGAAGTGGAGCGGCGTGAACTGGCAGAGAATAAGCTCGCCATCGCTGAACCGAAAGCGGAGAAGCACGACAAATTTATCAATGCTAGCAGCTTGCAGGGAATCAAGGAAGTTGGCAAGGTACTGGGCATTGGACAAAAGAAGTTCTTCGAGTTTCTGCGCCAGGTTAAGATTCTGGATGGAAAGAACTTGCCGATGCAGGATTATCTGAACCGTGGATGGTTCGAGGTAAAGGAAGCAACTATTGGACATGGAGAAGATGATGCAGCGTTTAATGTGGTAGTTACAAAAGTAACACCGATCGGATTATCAGCGCTGAGTGACGTAGTGGAGAAATACGGCGGCGCTGATACGCTGAATGATCTGAAAGTAAAAGAAGTAGCTGGATACGTGAGAGCAAAGCAAATGTAG
- a CDS encoding recombinase family protein: MKNIPVAIYARVSTGKVEQSESTEHQISQLTAHLKSMGEEYYTEPALHYVDEALSGYYTKMEERPAFKRMMEDAKEGKFKVLLLREISRVGRDDEENLRFVNRFASLSIRIKSLHDGFDSSVPGSELGFKVKNMIAQIESERISARVSAGMREKSKKGVWVSSMVPIGYVRDKETKKLIIDEAYAPIIRDIFHWYVIEKRGTPTICELLNQRGDRTKNGKLFVRSHIRQIIQNPVYIGCVVYGSKRAKLNREYDEKGNLIRKNQKFVKTNDPIVVEDAHSSIIDKSIFYKAQEIMKTRGSIIDRTTPRRATYPLIGIVKCGKCGIGMVTSKALKSKKSDVYLRYYRCGNYHKGGKAACTGVAIRADKLENELFTRLFHHLSALDMQHMKSQGKAEIRTLESKVKRMETDKKKLEKKQTDIALRADLFAGEVFENTMLALKRQIENLDQRILAVRGQLNEMCSKGENTLLLSQLLERMKQASLDDLQALRAIFDELIEKVVVADSQTIALVNYKYRFE; this comes from the coding sequence ATGAAAAATATTCCGGTTGCTATCTATGCACGTGTCTCAACAGGAAAAGTTGAGCAAAGTGAATCGACAGAGCATCAGATTAGTCAGTTGACGGCTCATTTGAAAAGTATGGGAGAAGAGTATTACACAGAGCCTGCATTACATTATGTAGATGAAGCGCTTAGTGGATATTATACAAAAATGGAAGAACGCCCCGCCTTTAAACGAATGATGGAAGATGCGAAAGAGGGGAAGTTTAAAGTGCTTTTACTGCGGGAGATATCTCGGGTAGGGCGCGACGACGAAGAGAATTTACGATTTGTGAATCGTTTTGCATCGTTAAGTATTCGAATTAAATCATTGCATGACGGTTTCGATTCCAGCGTACCTGGATCTGAACTTGGATTTAAAGTTAAAAATATGATTGCGCAGATTGAATCAGAGCGTATTAGCGCTCGTGTAAGTGCGGGAATGCGTGAAAAGTCAAAAAAAGGTGTTTGGGTAAGTTCTATGGTCCCTATTGGATATGTACGGGATAAGGAGACTAAGAAGCTAATTATAGATGAAGCGTATGCGCCAATTATACGAGATATTTTTCATTGGTATGTAATTGAAAAGCGCGGTACGCCAACCATTTGTGAGTTGCTTAACCAGCGGGGAGATCGAACCAAGAATGGGAAGCTTTTTGTTCGTTCTCATATTCGGCAAATCATTCAAAATCCTGTCTATATTGGGTGCGTTGTGTACGGTAGCAAACGTGCAAAGTTAAATCGTGAGTATGATGAAAAGGGGAACCTTATCCGTAAAAACCAAAAATTTGTCAAAACGAATGATCCAATTGTTGTAGAAGATGCACATTCATCTATCATTGATAAAAGTATTTTTTATAAGGCACAAGAAATTATGAAAACGCGAGGTAGTATCATTGACCGAACTACGCCACGACGAGCTACATATCCTCTTATTGGAATCGTGAAATGCGGAAAATGTGGAATAGGGATGGTAACGTCAAAAGCACTTAAATCAAAAAAAAGTGATGTGTACCTGCGTTATTACCGATGCGGTAATTACCACAAAGGGGGAAAGGCAGCCTGTACAGGTGTTGCTATTCGTGCTGATAAATTAGAGAATGAGCTTTTTACTCGGTTATTCCATCATCTGTCTGCCCTTGATATGCAACATATGAAATCGCAAGGTAAGGCAGAAATAAGAACTCTGGAATCCAAAGTAAAGAGAATGGAGACGGATAAAAAGAAACTGGAAAAAAAGCAGACCGATATAGCGCTACGTGCTGATTTATTTGCTGGGGAAGTATTCGAAAATACAATGTTGGCCCTTAAAAGGCAAATCGAAAATTTAGACCAACGAATACTTGCTGTTCGTGGTCAACTAAATGAAATGTGCAGCAAGGGCGAAAACACATTGTTATTATCTCAGTTGTTGGAACGTATGAAGCAAGCAAGTTTAGATGACTTGCAGGCGCTTCGAGCCATTTTTGATGAGTTGATCGAAAAAGTCGTTGTAGCAGACTCGCAAACCATCGCATTAGTGAACTATAAGTATAGATTTGAATAA
- a CDS encoding YrzA family protein, whose product MKLTLERIEDKVEFFEASNLRTLERKIEEQIENNKVLLLHVYSVTHQIAFHPETGRPLYTAVVHFKAK is encoded by the coding sequence ATGAAGCTTACTCTTGAACGTATTGAAGATAAAGTCGAATTTTTTGAAGCCAGTAACCTGCGCACGCTTGAGCGAAAAATCGAGGAACAAATTGAAAATAACAAGGTGCTTCTGCTGCACGTGTATTCTGTTACCCATCAGATCGCGTTCCATCCGGAAACAGGTCGCCCGCTGTACACCGCAGTCGTTCATTTCAAAGCAAAATAG
- a CDS encoding YxcD family protein produces the protein METITLYEQDLVNALCLLEAEKKQKDPSSFEVELMWDEEYGFSAEVTEDDRSRILIEANLIEAVRFWLRYQHGRDPFSARLELKLEEERGIVAYATYGA, from the coding sequence ATGGAGACCATAACCCTGTACGAGCAAGATTTAGTTAATGCGCTCTGCTTGCTAGAAGCAGAAAAAAAGCAAAAAGATCCATCCTCGTTTGAAGTGGAATTAATGTGGGATGAGGAATATGGATTTTCGGCGGAAGTGACAGAAGACGACCGTAGCCGTATCTTAATTGAGGCCAATCTGATTGAAGCGGTACGTTTTTGGCTCCGTTATCAGCATGGACGTGACCCGTTTTCGGCCCGTCTGGAACTGAAACTTGAAGAAGAGCGCGGCATTGTGGCCTATGCCACATATGGTGCGTAA